TGACAATATCCGGGTTCCATATCTCAGGAGGTCCTTCCAGTGGGGACTTGCATGAAGTTGGGATTTATCTTGAAGGGGTAAATAACTGTTCATTAGTCAATAATGCTCTGGTATTGAACGATGTAGGCATCGTTCTCAATGATTCTCAGCGCAACTACATTAAAGACAACCTTGTGAGCATCGGATACAGTGGGATTATTCTCATTGATTCCGAAGAAAATGAGCTGTCAGACAACTGGTTAGCAACGAACAGCGAGGGAATCTTGCTGAATAATTCTGTCAACAATAGTATTTTTAACAATACAGCAAGTGGAAATGAAATAGGGATTTATCTCGGAATGTCTGGAAGAAATATAATTAATTCTAACTTCATCTCGAAAAATGACTATGGAATCATTGGAAAAGTGGCAGAATACAATACTATGTTTAATAATTCCCTTTACCAGAATGGGCTTGGAATATACCTTAACGAATCTTCCAACAACACTATCTACCAGAATGAGTTTTCGAATTTCTTTGATGTATTGGATGAAGGAACTAATATATGGAACAGCAGTTCCTCAGGCAATATGTGGAGTAACTACACAGGCGAAGATGCCAATGGAGACGGTATTGGGGACACTCCATTCGTTATCAATGAAACAACCGGAAGCACGGATTACATGCCTCTGGTAAATGAAATTTCTTCAGACAACAACTCAGGAACGTGAGTGAAAAACCCTGAACTGATTCAGAAGAGCTATCAGGAAACTGGAAAGTGAGGAAGAAAACTGGGAAGTGAGGAAGAATAATCCAAAAAAAGTGCTCATGGAGAACTTTTTAGCAAAATCCTTTAAGGATTTTAATTTCAGGATTTTTGTTCGTTCTCCTGGAATTCTTCTTCACACTTTTTGGTTTTTCTATTCTTATTTTTGCTTATTGTAATTTTATTACTTTTTTATCTGCTTTCCAAATCTGACTTTACTCTTTTTCGGCTTTATCAATTGCTTCCTTTATATTTTCTATTGTCTGCCAGGAATGCCTGACGATACTGGGAAATTCTCCGCAGTGCTCTTTTCCCCATTTTACAAGGAAATCTCTTGTCTTCGGGTCAGAAGGATAGCCGCTCCCTAAATCTACTCCCCACTCTTTCTTGAGTTCTTCGATCAGCTCATCCCTGCGCACCTTTGCAATAATCGAGGCTG
The genomic region above belongs to Methanosarcina horonobensis HB-1 = JCM 15518 and contains:
- a CDS encoding right-handed parallel beta-helix repeat-containing protein; the encoded protein is MNEKSVFKTFAAFLLVLGIIATQASAAVITVGSTGGENYTSIQEAINNAQNGDTILVNPGVYKENVKVSKEVSIISNSASENQINRTYVLGAFSNEDVFSVNSSNVTISGFHISGGPSSGDLHEVGIYLEGVNNCSLVNNALVLNDVGIVLNDSQRNYIKDNLVSIGYSGIILIDSEENELSDNWLATNSEGILLNNSVNNSIFNNTASGNEIGIYLGMSGRNIINSNFISKNDYGIIGKVAEYNTMFNNSLYQNGLGIYLNESSNNTIYQNEFSNFFDVLDEGTNIWNSSSSGNMWSNYTGEDANGDGIGDTPFVINETTGSTDYMPLVNEISSDNNSGT